From the genome of Vicia villosa cultivar HV-30 ecotype Madison, WI linkage group LG2, Vvil1.0, whole genome shotgun sequence, one region includes:
- the LOC131653698 gene encoding syntaxin-132-like isoform X1: MNDLLTDSFVSEATNGQPSRHGDIEMGMQGPGSNSDMGMDAFNKQIQDADKQIEKLSVLLQKLKEANEESKAVTKASAMKAIKKRMEKDIDEVGKIAYGVKAKIEAINRENLNNRQKPGCEKGTGIDRARMNMTNSLTKKFRDLMTEFQTLRQRIQDEYREVVERRVITVTGSRPDDETIDHLIETGNSEQIFQQAILEAGRGQVVNTVEEIQERHDAVKEIEKKLLDLHQIYLDMAVLVDAQGEILDNIESQVNNAVDHVQRGTTALQSAKKLQKNSRKWMCIAIIILLIIVAIIVVGVIKPWKNNKGA; this comes from the exons ATGAACGACCTTCTTACT gATTCATTTGTTAGTGAGGCTACTAATGGGCAGCCTTCTAGACATGGGGATATTGAAATGGGAATGCAGGGTCCAGGAAGCAATTCTGATATGGGAATGGATGCTTTTAATAAACAG ATCCAAGATGCAGATAAACAAATTGAGAAGCTATCTGTGCTACTTCAAAAGCTAAAG GAAGCTAATGAGGAATCAAAAGCTGTTACAAAGGCATCTGCAATGAAAG CTATCAAGAAGAGGATGGAAAAAGATATTGATGAAGTTGGGAAGATTGCATATGGTGTCAAAGCAAAAATCGAAGCTATCAACAGAGAA AATCTAAACAATAGACAAAAGCCTGGCTGTGAGAAGGGAACTGGTATTGATAGAGCAAGGATGAATATGACAAA TTCCTTGACTAAGAAATTCAGGGATCTCATGACAGAGTTTCAG ACTCTCAGACAAAGAATACAAGATGAATATCGTGAGGTTGTGGAGAGAAGAGTTATTACAG TCACGGGATCTAGGCCAGATGATGAG ACGATTGACCACCTGATAGAAACTGGAAACAGCGAGCAAATCTTCCAACAAGCAATTCTTGAAGCCGGCCGAGGACAG GTAGTGAACACGGTAGAAGAAATTCAGGAGAGACACGATGCTGTGAAAGAAATCGAGAAAAAACTTCTTGATTTACATCAG ATTTACCTGGACATGGCAGTCTTAGTTGATGCGCAAGGAGAAATTTTAGACAACATTGAAAGCCAG GTCAACAATGCAGTAGATCATGTCCAGAGAGGGACAACTGCACTTCAAAGTGCTAAGAAACTCCAGAAGAATTCTCGAAAATGGATGTGCATTGCCATCATCATCCTGTTAATAATAGTAGCTATCATAGTTGTCGGTGTTATCAAACCTTGGAAGAATAACAAGGGCGCTTGA
- the LOC131653698 gene encoding syntaxin-132-like isoform X2, with amino-acid sequence MNDLLTDSFVSEATNGQPSRHGDIEMGMQGPGSNSDMGMDAFNKQIQDADKQIEKLSVLLQKLKEANEESKAVTKASAMKAIKKRMEKDIDEVGKIAYGVKAKIEAINRENLNNRQKPGCEKGTGIDRARMNMTNSLTKKFRDLMTEFQTLRQRIQDEYREVVERRVITVTGSRPDDETIDHLIETGNSEQIFQQAILEAGRGQVVNTVEEIQERHDAVKEIEKKLLDLHQIYLDMAVLVDAQGEILDNIESQVVNATDHVKSGNDSLHIAKSLQKKSRKCMMIAIILILLIAIFIVLAVFKPWKK; translated from the exons ATGAACGACCTTCTTACT gATTCATTTGTTAGTGAGGCTACTAATGGGCAGCCTTCTAGACATGGGGATATTGAAATGGGAATGCAGGGTCCAGGAAGCAATTCTGATATGGGAATGGATGCTTTTAATAAACAG ATCCAAGATGCAGATAAACAAATTGAGAAGCTATCTGTGCTACTTCAAAAGCTAAAG GAAGCTAATGAGGAATCAAAAGCTGTTACAAAGGCATCTGCAATGAAAG CTATCAAGAAGAGGATGGAAAAAGATATTGATGAAGTTGGGAAGATTGCATATGGTGTCAAAGCAAAAATCGAAGCTATCAACAGAGAA AATCTAAACAATAGACAAAAGCCTGGCTGTGAGAAGGGAACTGGTATTGATAGAGCAAGGATGAATATGACAAA TTCCTTGACTAAGAAATTCAGGGATCTCATGACAGAGTTTCAG ACTCTCAGACAAAGAATACAAGATGAATATCGTGAGGTTGTGGAGAGAAGAGTTATTACAG TCACGGGATCTAGGCCAGATGATGAG ACGATTGACCACCTGATAGAAACTGGAAACAGCGAGCAAATCTTCCAACAAGCAATTCTTGAAGCCGGCCGAGGACAG GTAGTGAACACGGTAGAAGAAATTCAGGAGAGACACGATGCTGTGAAAGAAATCGAGAAAAAACTTCTTGATTTACATCAG ATTTACCTGGACATGGCAGTCTTAGTTGATGCGCAAGGAGAAATTTTAGACAACATTGAAAGCCAG GTGGTAAATGCAACTGATCATGTGAAATCGGGCAACGATTCTCTCCACATTGCAAAGAGTCTGCAAAAGAAGTCAAGAAAATGCATGATGATTGCCATTATATTGATCCTGCTCATTGCCATCTTTATAGTACTCGCTGTTTTTAAACCATGGAAGAAGTAA